Proteins from a single region of Desulfolutivibrio sulfoxidireducens:
- a CDS encoding C40 family peptidase: MKIRKRLPYILCIAVVSVIMAGCKSNQTSFRYPDHIEQYQGFNAKNDFLTATPLSRLASLNEMGIQVAGSSQDDVLSKNLFEKASTSCPAPRLASGKSGGSSDVLLRGAFALLGTRYRSGGDTPSSGFDCSGFTTWVFNKYGINLPRSSREQFQIGRQVAKTQLKKGDLVFFGSRRGINHVGIYLENGKFIHSASNGKTVQVSSLDEDYWRQRYAGGRRVF; this comes from the coding sequence ATGAAAATCCGAAAACGGCTGCCATACATTCTGTGCATCGCCGTAGTGTCAGTGATCATGGCCGGGTGCAAATCCAATCAGACCTCCTTTCGCTATCCCGATCATATCGAGCAATATCAAGGCTTCAACGCCAAAAACGACTTTCTCACCGCAACCCCGCTCAGCCGCCTGGCCTCACTGAACGAAATGGGCATCCAGGTGGCCGGTTCCTCCCAAGACGACGTCTTAAGCAAAAACCTCTTTGAAAAGGCCTCCACGTCCTGTCCCGCGCCGCGCCTGGCCTCGGGCAAGTCCGGCGGTTCCTCGGATGTCCTTTTGCGCGGCGCGTTCGCCCTGCTCGGCACCCGCTATCGTTCCGGCGGCGACACCCCCTCCTCGGGTTTCGACTGCTCCGGCTTCACCACCTGGGTCTTCAACAAATACGGCATCAATCTCCCCCGCTCCTCCCGCGAACAATTCCAGATCGGCCGTCAGGTGGCCAAAACCCAGCTCAAAAAAGGCGATCTGGTCTTTTTCGGCTCCAGACGCGGCATCAATCATGTCGGCATCTACCTCGAAAACGGAAAATTCATCCACAGCGCCAGCAACGGCAAGACCGTGCAGGTCAGCAGCCTGGATGAGGACTATTGGCGGCAGCGGTATGCCGGAGGCCGCAGGGTTTTCTAA
- a CDS encoding L,D-transpeptidase, whose product MRVTRRTASASSGRLALCTLICLASLFSSTGCQASTTAAMGDMASPPPAPDAIRTVANGDGRAKAPELDAVRRELRQDVTERTRQRLENLKKRKMLSPAAADLKLSRLAAAEERTYLERVSLDAQTRLTPVLGQHPPSQYFVYVDRNPARQLIFVGYFDADSGKVELLGADLVSTGLLRRGQDSFLTPTGVFEHLPDNFGYRAQGTKNERGWRGLGGKGSRVWDFGFQQGPREFRRGVYESQMRLLLHATDPDQGEPRLGGMDSKGCVRVSANMNRFLDRRSILDRHYERLAAENPDMWLLAPDRIPVSAPGSFMVVGDTAAAGNASR is encoded by the coding sequence GTGAGGGTCACACGCCGTACCGCGTCCGCCTCGTCCGGCCGTCTTGCCTTGTGCACCCTGATCTGCCTGGCAAGCCTTTTTTCCTCGACCGGCTGCCAGGCATCCACCACCGCCGCCATGGGGGACATGGCTTCCCCCCCGCCCGCTCCGGACGCGATTCGGACCGTGGCCAACGGTGACGGGCGCGCCAAGGCCCCGGAACTGGACGCCGTGCGCCGGGAACTGCGGCAAGACGTGACCGAAAGGACCAGACAACGCCTGGAAAACCTGAAAAAACGCAAGATGCTGTCCCCGGCCGCCGCCGACCTCAAACTCTCCCGGCTGGCCGCGGCCGAGGAGCGAACCTATCTCGAACGCGTCAGCCTGGACGCCCAAACGCGGCTTACCCCCGTGCTCGGGCAACATCCGCCGTCCCAGTATTTCGTCTATGTGGATCGCAATCCGGCGCGCCAACTGATCTTCGTGGGCTATTTCGACGCCGATTCCGGAAAGGTGGAGCTTTTGGGCGCGGACCTGGTGTCCACGGGGCTTTTGCGGCGCGGCCAGGACTCATTTCTGACTCCGACCGGGGTCTTCGAGCACCTGCCGGACAACTTCGGCTACCGGGCCCAGGGCACCAAGAACGAACGCGGCTGGCGGGGACTAGGCGGCAAGGGCAGCCGGGTGTGGGATTTCGGTTTCCAGCAGGGCCCCCGGGAATTCCGCCGGGGGGTGTATGAAAGCCAGATGCGCCTGCTTCTGCACGCCACGGACCCGGACCAGGGCGAGCCCAGGCTTGGCGGCATGGATTCCAAGGGATGCGTCCGGGTGTCCGCGAACATGAACCGCTTCCTGGATCGCCGCTCCATCCTGGACCGGCACTACGAACGGCTGGCCGCGGAGAATCCGGACATGTGGCTTCTGGCCCCGGACCGCATCCCGGTCAGCGCCCCGGGCAGCTTCATGGTGGTGGGGGACACGGCCGCCGCCGGCAACGCGTCCCGCTGA
- a CDS encoding carbohydrate kinase family protein, whose amino-acid sequence MRILVSGSLAYDRIMTFPGRFSDHILPDKIHILNVCFLVNGLTEKFGGTAGNIAYSLRLLGEDPLILATAGKDFAVYADWLAACGLSFEGIRRIDEEFTAGAYITTDQSDNQITGFNPGAMKHPCGYDVDGHDPGDILAIVAPGNLDDMRDYPRRYKERGIRFVLDPGQNITAFSGAELTEMLTGATYLISNDYELELILNATGLTLADILSRVSALITTLGENGSIIRQGLEEIRIPPAKALQVKDPTGAGDAFRAGLLKGLCAGLPLEKAGRLGSMSAVYAVERHGTQEHAYSLPEFMARYEENFGPL is encoded by the coding sequence ATGCGCATTCTCGTCTCCGGTTCCCTGGCCTACGACCGGATCATGACCTTTCCCGGCAGGTTTTCCGATCACATCCTGCCCGACAAGATACACATCCTAAACGTCTGCTTCCTGGTCAACGGCCTGACCGAGAAGTTCGGGGGCACGGCCGGCAACATCGCCTATTCCCTGAGGCTTTTGGGCGAGGACCCGCTCATCCTGGCCACGGCCGGCAAGGATTTTGCCGTCTATGCGGACTGGCTGGCCGCGTGCGGCCTGTCCTTCGAGGGCATCCGCCGCATCGACGAGGAATTCACGGCCGGGGCCTACATCACCACGGACCAGTCCGACAACCAGATCACCGGGTTCAACCCCGGGGCCATGAAGCATCCCTGCGGCTACGACGTGGACGGCCACGATCCCGGGGACATCCTGGCCATCGTGGCCCCGGGGAACCTGGACGACATGCGGGACTATCCCCGGCGTTACAAGGAACGCGGCATCCGCTTCGTGCTCGATCCCGGCCAGAACATCACCGCCTTTTCCGGCGCGGAGCTGACCGAGATGCTCACCGGCGCGACGTATCTCATCTCCAACGACTACGAACTCGAACTCATTCTCAACGCCACCGGCCTGACCCTAGCGGACATCCTCTCCCGGGTGTCCGCACTGATCACCACGCTTGGGGAAAACGGCTCGATCATCCGCCAGGGACTCGAGGAAATCCGTATTCCGCCAGCCAAGGCGCTCCAGGTCAAGGACCCCACGGGCGCGGGCGACGCCTTTCGGGCCGGGCTGCTCAAGGGGCTGTGCGCCGGACTGCCCCTGGAAAAGGCCGGGCGGCTTGGTTCGATGAGCGCGGTCTACGCCGTGGAGCGTCACGGCACCCAGGAACACGCCTATTCGCTTCCGGAGTTTATGGCCCGCTATGAGGAGAATTTCGGGCCTCTCTAA
- the cutA gene encoding divalent-cation tolerance protein CutA, protein MSAAMIYITCENETQAREIGRTLVAERLAACVNILPGMTSLFWWEGEVREANEAVLLAKTRMTMADALTDRVRELHSYDVPCVVVLPILRGNPDFIRWIEEQTQSNS, encoded by the coding sequence ATGTCCGCCGCCATGATCTACATCACCTGCGAAAACGAGACCCAGGCCCGGGAGATCGGCCGGACCCTGGTGGCCGAACGCCTGGCCGCCTGCGTGAACATCCTGCCCGGCATGACCTCCCTGTTCTGGTGGGAGGGCGAGGTCCGGGAGGCGAACGAGGCCGTGCTGCTGGCCAAGACCCGCATGACCATGGCCGACGCGCTCACGGACAGGGTCAGGGAACTGCATTCCTACGATGTGCCCTGTGTGGTGGTGCTGCCCATCCTTCGCGGCAACCCGGATTTCATCCGCTGGATAGAGGAACAAACCCAATCCAATTCCTGA
- a CDS encoding endonuclease III domain-containing protein, translating into MNRRNLLMNMFQAMHDALGPSRWWPGETPFEVAVGAILTQNASWSNVEKAIANLKANGVFEPRLLHDLPDARLAELIRPSGYFRLKTGRLKNLLSFLKAECGYDIRALSGRDLPGIREKLLAVRGIGPETADSILLYALDYPTFVVDAYTRRLLSRHGLVPEETTYEEMREFFMDVLDHDPRLFNEYHALIVRTGKSWCKKGQGLCAGCPLGRFL; encoded by the coding sequence ATGAACCGCCGCAACCTGCTCATGAACATGTTCCAGGCCATGCACGACGCCCTGGGACCAAGCCGCTGGTGGCCCGGCGAGACGCCCTTCGAGGTGGCCGTGGGGGCCATCCTCACCCAGAACGCCTCCTGGTCCAACGTGGAAAAGGCCATCGCCAACCTCAAGGCGAACGGGGTGTTCGAGCCAAGGCTTTTGCACGACCTGCCCGACGCCAGGCTGGCCGAGCTGATCCGGCCCTCGGGCTATTTCCGTCTCAAGACGGGTCGCCTCAAAAACCTGCTGTCCTTTCTCAAGGCCGAATGCGGCTACGACATCCGGGCCCTGTCCGGACGCGATCTGCCGGGAATCCGGGAAAAACTTCTGGCCGTGCGCGGCATCGGCCCCGAGACCGCCGACAGCATCCTGCTCTACGCCCTGGACTACCCCACCTTCGTGGTCGACGCCTACACCCGCCGCCTGCTCTCCCGGCACGGCCTGGTGCCCGAGGAGACGACCTACGAGGAGATGCGCGAATTCTTCATGGACGTCCTGGACCATGACCCCCGGCTTTTCAACGAATACCACGCCCTGATCGTGCGCACCGGGAAATCCTGGTGCAAAAAGGGACAGGGCCTGTGCGCCGGCTGTCCCCTGGGACGCTTCCTGTAA
- a CDS encoding murein hydrolase activator EnvC family protein, whose protein sequence is MLLAATILVATGVSPAPAQTLRPVAQDMPAPSDSPAPAIPPELESELARQKETASKRQQNVERLTAEERSLNAGLSALEAKVGKLTGQLEEKESLVREIMAEEARLSREHAHLAGRQENARNRMSELVAALWPVHLGNLESKAAGLSSWDEADRRFTWLADMYGAAAASYAAYREQSSRLAANMAAQEAARARLVTARAEAEKSKDALLAEQLEFSKQLRNVRRRIVSEEEQLKEILRAIEDLDARLAAPPEPAAPVMRGSMTWPVAGTPVTSFDPSADPPRRGVGFSTSPNATVKSVGPGKVVFADVLRGMGKVIIVSHGDGHFTVYAYLSSISVSMGREVGGNEPVGAAGHYPPAGGPGMYFELRFHEKAINPGEWLAVRE, encoded by the coding sequence ATGCTCCTTGCGGCGACGATTCTGGTCGCCACGGGGGTCTCTCCGGCCCCGGCCCAGACCCTCCGGCCCGTTGCGCAAGACATGCCGGCCCCATCCGATTCCCCGGCCCCGGCCATCCCGCCCGAACTCGAATCCGAACTGGCCCGGCAAAAGGAAACGGCCTCGAAACGCCAGCAAAACGTGGAGCGTCTGACCGCCGAGGAACGCTCGCTCAACGCCGGACTGTCCGCGCTCGAGGCCAAGGTGGGGAAACTGACCGGACAACTCGAGGAAAAAGAAAGCCTGGTGCGCGAGATCATGGCCGAGGAGGCCCGTCTGTCCCGGGAACACGCCCATCTGGCCGGACGCCAGGAAAACGCCCGGAACAGGATGTCCGAATTGGTCGCGGCCCTTTGGCCCGTGCATCTGGGCAATCTCGAGTCCAAGGCCGCCGGTCTGTCCTCGTGGGACGAGGCCGACCGACGCTTCACCTGGCTTGCGGACATGTATGGCGCGGCCGCCGCGTCCTATGCCGCCTATCGGGAACAGTCCTCGCGGCTGGCCGCGAACATGGCCGCCCAGGAGGCGGCCCGGGCCCGGCTGGTCACGGCCAGGGCCGAGGCCGAAAAGAGCAAGGACGCCCTGTTGGCGGAACAGCTTGAATTCTCGAAACAGTTGCGCAACGTGCGCCGGCGCATCGTCAGCGAGGAGGAGCAACTCAAGGAAATCCTGCGGGCCATCGAGGACCTCGACGCGCGCCTGGCCGCTCCGCCGGAACCGGCCGCGCCGGTCATGCGGGGCTCCATGACCTGGCCCGTGGCCGGCACGCCGGTCACCTCCTTCGATCCGTCCGCCGACCCGCCCCGCCGGGGGGTCGGGTTTTCCACATCCCCGAACGCGACGGTCAAAAGCGTGGGTCCCGGCAAGGTGGTCTTTGCCGACGTGTTGCGCGGCATGGGCAAGGTGATTATTGTTTCCCATGGCGACGGGCATTTTACGGTATACGCCTACCTGTCGAGCATATCCGTCTCCATGGGGCGGGAGGTGGGGGGCAACGAGCCCGTCGGCGCGGCCGGGCACTATCCCCCGGCCGGCGGCCCCGGAATGTATTTTGAATTGCGTTTTCACGAGAAAGCCATTAACCCCGGGGAGTGGCTGGCCGTCCGCGAGTGA
- a CDS encoding S41 family peptidase has product MRFRHFSCAILTVLVISTATQFAWAAPQEEDRFAPLKRFSQVMDLVENHYVKNVTRGELIDGAIVGMLQQLDPHSSFLTKEEFKEMQVSTSGEFGGIGIEISLENGRLTVISPIDDTPADKAGVKAGDIILEIDDQPTQDMTLVDAVQKIRGPKGKPVGLTILHKDAQKPIKVRIVRDTIPIISVKKTELEPGYLLLRVSRFNENTTAELKDALKDYGKSGAPLKGIILDLRNNPGGLLEQAVSVSDLFLPSGKIVSIKGKNNDQRKDFEARGESGEVTAPVVALINAGSASASEIVAGALQDHKRALLIGEKTFGKGSVQTVIPLSDGSGIKLTTALYYTPNGRSIQAEGIEPDFKVPLQDTTSERDVTNGLHQFREKDLSRHLENNKNAKAGGDDPAQKVREQLDRDNQLKLALELVKTVPIGALVR; this is encoded by the coding sequence ATGCGTTTTCGGCATTTTTCGTGCGCCATCCTGACCGTCCTGGTCATTTCCACGGCAACCCAGTTCGCCTGGGCCGCCCCTCAGGAAGAGGACCGCTTCGCCCCGCTCAAACGCTTCAGCCAGGTCATGGACTTGGTGGAAAATCATTACGTCAAAAACGTCACCCGGGGCGAACTCATCGACGGGGCCATCGTGGGCATGCTCCAGCAACTCGACCCCCATTCGAGCTTTTTGACCAAAGAGGAATTCAAGGAGATGCAGGTCAGCACCTCCGGCGAATTCGGGGGCATCGGCATCGAGATCAGCCTGGAGAACGGCCGCCTCACGGTCATCTCTCCCATTGACGACACCCCCGCGGACAAGGCCGGGGTCAAGGCCGGGGACATCATCCTGGAGATCGACGACCAGCCCACCCAGGACATGACCCTGGTGGACGCGGTGCAAAAGATACGCGGCCCCAAGGGAAAGCCCGTGGGCCTGACCATCCTGCACAAGGATGCCCAGAAGCCCATCAAGGTGCGCATCGTCCGGGACACCATCCCCATCATCAGCGTCAAGAAGACCGAACTCGAGCCCGGCTACCTGCTCCTTCGGGTCAGCCGATTCAATGAAAATACCACCGCCGAACTGAAAGACGCCCTCAAGGACTACGGCAAAAGCGGCGCGCCCTTAAAAGGAATCATCCTCGACCTGCGCAACAATCCCGGCGGGCTTTTGGAGCAGGCCGTGAGCGTCTCGGACCTGTTTTTGCCATCCGGCAAGATCGTGTCCATCAAGGGCAAAAACAATGACCAGCGCAAGGATTTCGAGGCCAGGGGAGAATCCGGCGAGGTCACCGCGCCCGTGGTGGCGCTTATCAACGCCGGATCGGCCTCGGCCTCGGAGATCGTGGCCGGCGCGCTCCAGGACCACAAGAGGGCGCTTCTGATCGGCGAGAAGACCTTCGGCAAGGGCTCGGTGCAGACCGTCATTCCCCTGTCCGACGGCTCGGGCATCAAGCTGACCACGGCCCTGTACTACACCCCGAACGGCCGTTCCATCCAGGCCGAGGGCATCGAGCCGGATTTCAAGGTCCCCCTGCAGGATACCACCTCCGAGCGGGACGTGACCAACGGGCTGCACCAGTTCCGGGAAAAGGACCTCTCCCGCCACCTGGAGAACAACAAAAACGCCAAGGCCGGCGGCGACGATCCGGCCCAGAAGGTCAGGGAGCAGCTCGACCGGGACAACCAGTTGAAGCTGGCCCTGGAACTGGTCAAGACCGTGCCCATCGGGGCGCTCGTCCGGTAG